The following are from one region of the Phycisphaerales bacterium genome:
- the rsmA gene encoding 16S rRNA (adenine(1518)-N(6)/adenine(1519)-N(6))-dimethyltransferase RsmA, which yields MQTLAEIKALLDSRGLRPKRSLGQNFLTDQNLILKLVNACAVGLDDRVLEVGPGTGTLTEALLDTGAQVLSCELDDALAELLREGLGARNNWALVHGDCLDGKRALHPDIVAWLGDGPFKLVANLPYGCATPLMSTLLLHYPACGVLGVTIQKELGDRLLAGPGSRDYGPLSVIAQATCEVEKIAHLPPACFWPRPGVDSSMLVLRRRAQPMGDPHTLSMVCAALFQQRRKRIAKPLRDLLGDREPPKGVSPDMRAEEVSLDAFCRLADAVSAIDHEQGRLGEEHA from the coding sequence GTGCAGACGCTCGCCGAGATCAAGGCACTACTCGACTCTCGCGGCCTTCGCCCGAAGCGCTCGCTGGGACAGAACTTTCTGACCGATCAGAACCTGATCCTGAAGCTCGTCAATGCGTGTGCGGTTGGTCTCGACGACCGCGTACTGGAGGTCGGCCCCGGCACCGGCACGCTGACCGAAGCACTGCTGGACACCGGCGCGCAGGTACTGTCGTGCGAGTTGGACGACGCGCTGGCCGAGTTACTCCGTGAAGGGCTGGGCGCCCGGAATAACTGGGCATTGGTGCATGGCGACTGCCTGGATGGAAAGCGGGCGTTGCATCCGGACATCGTCGCGTGGCTCGGCGATGGGCCGTTCAAGCTCGTTGCGAATCTACCATACGGCTGCGCGACGCCGCTGATGTCCACGCTCTTGCTGCACTACCCCGCCTGCGGCGTGCTGGGCGTGACGATCCAGAAGGAACTGGGCGACAGGTTGCTCGCCGGGCCCGGCTCGCGTGACTACGGCCCGCTCTCGGTCATCGCGCAGGCAACCTGCGAGGTCGAAAAGATCGCGCACCTGCCGCCGGCGTGCTTCTGGCCCAGGCCGGGGGTGGACAGCTCGATGCTCGTGCTACGCCGGCGGGCCCAGCCGATGGGCGATCCGCACACGCTCAGCATGGTGTGTGCCGCGCTGTTTCAGCAGCGCCGCAAGCGGATCGCCAAGCCGTTGCGCGATTTGCTTGGCGATCGTGAGCCGCCCAAGGGCGTCTCGCCCGACATGCGGGCCGAAGAGGTCTCGTTGGACGCGTTTTGCCGGCTGGCGGACGCCGTGTCAGCGATTGACCATGAACAGGGCCGTCTGGGTGAAGAACACGCGTAG
- a CDS encoding GC-type dockerin domain-anchored protein, protein MTLESEDRSLGYSLGAEGTGGDFISGTERPYPRDVFAFWDAEYDNYASSFPASAGYLARVRSIPTERSLLFYCDLEAGATVSDTGGAYGGRASGTVNCNQQIQFSIDAPERVRITASVSEDGDGVQTVANLRQLAPTSETVFSISSDPAAQFNATLVLQPGTYSMSARVGASHACTDWTGFGCRNSGRGQFDVTLEILCLADFDGSGILDVADFLAFQSAFDAGDALADLDGDGAFTIFDFLAFSNAFQNGCD, encoded by the coding sequence ATGACCCTGGAGTCCGAGGACAGATCGCTTGGCTACTCGCTCGGAGCCGAAGGGACGGGCGGAGACTTCATCAGCGGGACGGAGCGGCCGTACCCGCGCGATGTGTTCGCCTTCTGGGATGCCGAGTACGACAACTATGCCAGTTCCTTTCCCGCCAGCGCGGGCTACCTGGCCCGGGTGCGTTCGATTCCCACTGAACGATCCTTGCTCTTCTACTGCGATCTCGAAGCAGGCGCGACCGTCAGCGATACCGGCGGCGCATATGGTGGCCGGGCAAGCGGCACGGTGAACTGCAATCAGCAGATCCAGTTTTCCATCGATGCCCCGGAGCGAGTCCGCATCACCGCAAGCGTGAGCGAGGATGGAGACGGCGTGCAAACTGTGGCGAATCTGCGGCAGCTGGCGCCCACTTCCGAAACGGTCTTCTCCATCTCTTCAGATCCGGCCGCACAGTTCAATGCGACCCTGGTTCTTCAGCCGGGCACCTACAGCATGTCGGCTCGCGTCGGAGCATCCCACGCGTGCACGGACTGGACCGGCTTTGGCTGCAGGAACTCCGGTCGTGGCCAGTTTGACGTCACGCTGGAGATTCTTTGTCTGGCCGACTTTGACGGTTCCGGCATTCTCGACGTCGCTGATTTTCTCGCTTTCCAGAGTGCGTTTGACGCAGGTGACGCGCTCGCCGATCTCGATGGCGACGGCGCCTTCACCATCTTCGATTTCCTCGCGTTCTCCAACGCCTTCCAGAACGGCTGCGACTGA
- a CDS encoding ATP-binding protein, whose amino-acid sequence MRAIVTGQIGLDKKKYLDEVAAFAGQQGEHIELLNVGDMMYAEAPDVRPGRILDLPLSRLHSLRRAAFKDVISESRDHSNVLVNTHATFRWRHGLFSAFDFDQINKLKPDLFICLVDNIETVHERLHRDHEIDATMKDCMVWREEELLATELMSQAVPGSDFYIVSRGRHASTVRTMFRLVCRPEMRKVYPSFPMSHVVDMPDVLAEIDAFRAKLAEQFITFDPGDVDEKLLLDRALEAARQGQEFFDHAPHSFGGGKASAKPLRVRTREVLDIAGDIDGQIYMRDFKLIDQSDMIVSYIPELPGGIPGLSSGVERELQHAWEHTKEVYVVWRPSKAPSPFITETATRIFTTVEEAVTHFEESGMFAQTNLFGH is encoded by the coding sequence ATGCGGGCGATCGTCACCGGGCAGATCGGGCTGGATAAGAAGAAGTACCTCGATGAGGTCGCCGCCTTCGCGGGCCAGCAGGGCGAGCACATCGAACTGCTCAACGTGGGCGACATGATGTACGCCGAGGCGCCCGACGTGCGCCCCGGGCGCATCCTCGACCTGCCCCTGAGCCGGCTGCACTCGCTCCGCCGAGCGGCCTTCAAGGACGTCATCAGCGAGAGCCGCGATCACTCCAACGTGCTCGTGAACACCCACGCCACGTTCCGCTGGCGGCATGGCCTGTTCAGCGCCTTCGACTTCGACCAGATCAACAAGCTCAAGCCCGACCTGTTCATCTGCCTGGTGGACAACATCGAGACCGTCCACGAACGCCTGCACCGCGACCACGAGATCGACGCCACCATGAAGGACTGCATGGTCTGGCGAGAGGAAGAGCTTCTGGCCACCGAGCTCATGAGCCAGGCCGTCCCCGGCAGCGACTTCTACATCGTCAGCCGGGGCCGCCACGCCAGCACCGTCCGCACCATGTTCCGCCTGGTCTGCCGGCCCGAGATGCGCAAGGTCTACCCCAGCTTCCCCATGAGCCACGTGGTCGACATGCCCGACGTGCTGGCCGAGATCGACGCCTTCCGGGCCAAGCTGGCCGAGCAGTTCATCACCTTCGACCCCGGCGACGTGGACGAGAAGCTCCTGCTCGACCGGGCCCTGGAGGCCGCCCGCCAGGGCCAGGAGTTCTTCGACCACGCGCCCCACAGCTTTGGCGGCGGCAAGGCGAGCGCCAAGCCCCTGCGTGTGCGAACGAGAGAAGTCCTTGACATTGCCGGCGACATCGACGGCCAGATCTACATGCGCGACTTCAAGCTCATCGACCAGAGCGACATGATCGTCAGCTACATCCCCGAGCTGCCCGGGGGCATCCCCGGGCTCAGCAGCGGCGTTGAGCGCGAACTCCAGCACGCCTGGGAGCACACCAAGGAGGTCTACGTCGTCTGGCGGCCGAGCAAGGCCCCCAGCCCGTTCATTACCGAGACCGCCACGCGCATTTTTACGACCGTCGAGGAAGCCGTCACCCACTTCGAGGAGTCGGGCATGTTCGCGCAGACGAACCTGTTCGGGCACTAG
- a CDS encoding RNA-binding protein: MKIYVGNLPYDTSEGALQELFGEFGEVDSVSLIMDRETGRPRGFGFVEMNDDAAARNALEGLNGKDFGGRPLTVNEAKPREGGGGGRGGFGGGRGGGGGGGYGGGRGGGGGGGGGWGRR, translated from the coding sequence GTGAAGATTTATGTTGGAAACCTCCCGTATGACACCTCCGAGGGCGCCCTTCAGGAGCTCTTTGGCGAGTTCGGCGAGGTCGATAGCGTCTCGCTGATCATGGATCGCGAGACCGGACGCCCCCGCGGCTTCGGCTTCGTCGAGATGAACGACGATGCCGCGGCTCGAAACGCGCTCGAAGGCCTGAACGGCAAGGACTTCGGCGGCCGTCCCCTGACCGTCAACGAAGCCAAGCCCCGTGAGGGTGGCGGCGGCGGTCGCGGCGGCTTCGGTGGTGGTCGTGGCGGCGGCGGTGGCGGCGGCTACGGCGGTGGCCGTGGCGGCGGTGGCGGGGGTGGCGGCGGCTGGGGCCGTCGTTAA
- a CDS encoding fatty acid desaturase encodes MTTIPSPTPAVVRRDAAAQATARAAVREKEDYGPLPLGQRIANLIFILVPLCALVWAIVYAWGVGVGWTELGLMTGFYLVTGFGVTIGYHRLFTHKSFRTGPIMTTILGVLGSMASEGPIITWVAHHRCHHQHSDAEHDPHSPHGHGSGFKGLVKGFFMSHVGWMIVGGRRDLKKYVPDLEADPLISKLSSMFLVWMALSLLLPAVIGGLITMSWWGAFLGFVWGGLIRIAVVHHITWSVNSVCHIWGSRPFDSHDESRNNAIVGVLALGEGWHNNHHAFPTSARHGLKWWQFDSSYLIIKAMEKLGLAWDVKVPTAERMAKKAVA; translated from the coding sequence ATGACAACCATTCCATCTCCGACCCCTGCGGTCGTCCGTCGAGACGCCGCGGCCCAGGCTACGGCCCGCGCCGCGGTTCGTGAAAAAGAGGATTACGGTCCGCTGCCCCTGGGGCAGCGCATCGCGAATCTGATCTTCATCCTCGTGCCCTTGTGCGCGCTCGTTTGGGCGATTGTCTATGCCTGGGGCGTCGGAGTGGGATGGACCGAACTTGGCCTGATGACCGGGTTCTACCTGGTCACCGGCTTCGGCGTGACGATCGGTTACCACCGGTTGTTCACGCATAAGTCCTTCCGCACCGGCCCGATCATGACCACCATCCTGGGGGTCCTCGGATCGATGGCCAGCGAAGGCCCGATCATCACCTGGGTGGCCCACCACCGGTGCCACCACCAGCACAGCGACGCCGAGCACGACCCCCACTCGCCCCATGGCCACGGCTCGGGATTCAAGGGACTGGTCAAGGGCTTCTTCATGAGCCACGTTGGCTGGATGATCGTGGGCGGCCGCCGCGACCTGAAGAAGTACGTGCCCGACCTCGAGGCCGACCCGTTGATCAGCAAGCTCAGCAGCATGTTCCTGGTGTGGATGGCCCTCAGCCTGCTGCTGCCGGCCGTCATCGGCGGGCTCATCACGATGAGCTGGTGGGGCGCGTTCCTGGGCTTCGTGTGGGGCGGGCTCATCCGCATCGCCGTGGTCCACCACATCACCTGGAGCGTCAACAGCGTCTGCCACATCTGGGGCAGCCGACCCTTCGACAGCCACGACGAGAGCCGCAACAACGCCATTGTGGGCGTGCTCGCGCTCGGCGAGGGCTGGCACAACAACCACCACGCCTTCCCCACCAGCGCCCGCCACGGACTCAAGTGGTGGCAGTTCGACAGCAGCTACCTCATCATCAAGGCGATGGAGAAGCTGGGCCTGGCCTGGGACGTCAAGGTGCCCACCGCCGAGCGGATGGCCAAGAAGGCCGTGGCCTGA
- a CDS encoding L-dopachrome tautomerase-related protein: protein MLRIVLLASIFALLGGCQHAPPGSAPAVEPRISGPADGDAATLASVQQIVGFQWTGVAATDDGRVFVSFPRWDGPSRYAVVELVDGVQRPYPDGQWNRWPPAQTDLDPDPAYRFVCVQSVHVDARGRLWILDPASPRFEGVVPGAAKLVEIDLNTDQVVRVIRFDESIAPEQSYLNDVRIDVERNVAFITDSGLGALVVVDLETNQSRRVLANHTSTRAERGVVPVIGGRELRVGQTPDGPVPQIHADGIAYNPADDHVYYQALTARTLYRIPAAVLADFQAREFEIASAVEEVGPSVMTDGMDADAAGNVYFTALEEDAIIYRTPDGDYRTLVKDPRLAWPDSLAITPEGVFITTSRIHETKRFSFDGLMPGEPYGLWRAPRPE from the coding sequence ATGCTGCGCATCGTTCTGCTCGCGTCGATCTTCGCCCTGCTCGGCGGCTGCCAGCACGCCCCGCCGGGCTCGGCCCCAGCGGTCGAGCCCAGAATCTCCGGGCCGGCCGACGGCGATGCGGCCACCCTCGCGTCCGTGCAGCAGATCGTGGGCTTCCAGTGGACGGGCGTGGCCGCGACCGACGACGGCCGCGTGTTCGTCAGCTTCCCGCGTTGGGACGGCCCCTCTCGCTACGCCGTGGTCGAGCTCGTCGATGGCGTGCAGCGGCCGTACCCCGACGGGCAGTGGAACCGCTGGCCGCCGGCCCAGACCGACCTGGACCCCGACCCCGCCTACCGCTTCGTGTGCGTGCAGAGCGTGCACGTGGACGCACGGGGCCGCCTGTGGATCCTCGACCCCGCCTCGCCACGCTTCGAGGGCGTGGTGCCCGGCGCGGCCAAGCTGGTGGAGATCGACCTCAACACCGACCAGGTCGTGCGCGTCATCCGATTCGACGAATCCATCGCCCCAGAGCAGAGCTACCTCAACGACGTGCGCATCGACGTCGAGCGCAACGTCGCGTTCATCACCGACTCGGGGCTCGGCGCCCTGGTGGTGGTCGACCTGGAGACCAACCAGTCCCGCCGCGTGCTGGCGAACCACACGAGCACCCGGGCCGAGCGGGGCGTGGTCCCGGTGATCGGCGGCCGCGAGCTGCGCGTGGGGCAGACGCCCGATGGCCCGGTCCCGCAGATCCACGCCGACGGCATCGCCTACAACCCGGCCGACGACCACGTCTACTACCAGGCCCTGACCGCCCGCACGCTCTACCGCATCCCCGCGGCCGTGCTCGCCGACTTCCAGGCGCGCGAGTTCGAGATCGCGAGCGCCGTCGAGGAAGTCGGCCCCAGCGTCATGACCGATGGCATGGACGCCGACGCGGCGGGCAACGTCTACTTCACGGCGCTGGAGGAGGACGCCATCATCTATCGAACCCCCGACGGCGACTACCGCACGCTCGTGAAGGACCCGCGCCTGGCCTGGCCCGACAGCCTGGCCATCACGCCCGAGGGCGTCTTCATCACAACCAGCCGCATCCATGAGACCAAGCGCTTCAGCTTCGACGGCCTGATGCCCGGCGAGCCCTACGGCCTGTGGCGGGCGCCGCGGCCGGAGTAG
- a CDS encoding radical SAM protein, giving the protein MRVLFVLPALTEATGPFFRPIKYALFPPLGMAQLAAFLSSDDQAMIIDEHVMPAVLTAYEDGPGVLNKRWRGTIAERPDLVVIQVYITNAHRAYAIARYYKAMGVRVCLGGLHVTSLPEEADGLCDHLFIGVGDATWPAFLEDLRNGEPKPRYDSKDFARTLERLPPTRRDLIDRRLYLVPNSIVVSRGCPHRCTFCYNSGFYKGGRRFYTQAVDDALVEIDRLPGKHLYFLDDHLLGDPHFARALFDGMKGMGRVFQGAATIDSILRGDLVERAVDAGLRSIFIGFESVNEASLVQSKKTQNLKSDADAAIKRLDSLGVMVNGSFVFGLDGDGPDVFDRTVQWAVDRGITTATFHVATPYPGTAYWDEIAGQGRILHRDWRLYDTRHAVFRPMHMTPAQLEAGYWRAYDEFYSWANIARASRNHERALSRAKHLGYSAAWRKLGPAWDIAIRAKRLNVTRPIIETGLGVLGRRRLTPGRRQGEAISLPVLER; this is encoded by the coding sequence ATGCGCGTGCTGTTCGTCCTGCCGGCGTTGACCGAGGCCACCGGGCCGTTCTTTCGGCCCATCAAGTACGCCCTGTTCCCGCCCCTGGGCATGGCCCAACTCGCCGCGTTCCTGTCGTCCGACGACCAGGCCATGATCATCGACGAGCACGTCATGCCCGCCGTGCTGACGGCGTATGAGGATGGGCCTGGCGTCTTGAACAAGCGATGGCGCGGCACCATCGCCGAGCGGCCCGACCTGGTCGTCATCCAGGTCTACATCACCAACGCGCACCGGGCCTACGCCATCGCGCGATACTACAAGGCGATGGGCGTGCGCGTGTGCCTGGGTGGCCTGCACGTCACCAGCCTGCCCGAAGAGGCCGATGGCTTGTGCGACCACCTCTTCATCGGCGTGGGCGACGCGACGTGGCCGGCGTTCCTCGAAGACCTGCGAAACGGCGAGCCCAAGCCCAGGTACGACTCCAAGGACTTCGCCCGCACGCTCGAACGCCTCCCGCCCACTCGGCGAGACCTCATCGACCGCCGGCTGTACCTCGTGCCCAACTCCATCGTGGTCAGCCGCGGCTGCCCGCACCGCTGCACGTTCTGCTATAACAGCGGGTTCTACAAGGGCGGGCGGCGGTTCTACACCCAGGCCGTCGACGACGCGCTGGTCGAGATCGATCGATTGCCCGGCAAACACTTGTACTTCCTGGACGACCACCTGCTGGGCGACCCGCACTTCGCGCGGGCGCTGTTCGACGGCATGAAGGGAATGGGCCGCGTCTTCCAGGGCGCCGCGACGATCGACTCGATCCTGCGCGGCGATCTCGTGGAGCGAGCCGTCGACGCGGGCCTGCGCAGCATCTTCATCGGCTTCGAGAGCGTCAACGAGGCGAGCCTCGTGCAGAGCAAGAAGACCCAGAACCTCAAGAGCGACGCGGATGCCGCGATCAAGCGCCTCGATTCCCTGGGCGTCATGGTCAACGGCTCGTTCGTCTTCGGCCTGGACGGCGACGGGCCCGACGTGTTCGATCGCACCGTGCAATGGGCGGTCGATCGCGGCATCACCACCGCCACCTTCCACGTCGCCACGCCGTATCCCGGTACGGCCTACTGGGACGAGATCGCCGGCCAGGGCCGCATCCTGCACCGAGACTGGCGGCTGTACGACACGCGGCACGCCGTCTTTCGGCCCATGCACATGACGCCCGCCCAGCTCGAGGCCGGCTACTGGCGGGCGTACGACGAGTTTTATAGCTGGGCCAACATCGCGCGGGCCTCGCGCAACCACGAGCGGGCGCTGTCGCGCGCCAAGCACCTTGGCTATAGCGCCGCGTGGCGGAAGCTGGGCCCGGCGTGGGACATCGCCATCCGCGCCAAGCGGCTCAATGTCACCAGGCCCATCATCGAGACCGGGCTGGGCGTGCTGGGGCGCCGCAGGCTCACGCCGGGCCGGCGGCAGGGCGAGGCGATCTCGCTCCCCGTGCTGGAGCGCTAG
- the sucD gene encoding succinate--CoA ligase subunit alpha, with translation MAVLVDAETKVICQGITGSFGAVHTKGCLHYGTKLVGGVTPGKGGTKDANGLPIFDTVKQAADATGASATMIFVPPPFAGDAIMEAADAGLRLICCITEGVPVHDMVRVRAALDAMNMAARGADVHPTQDLFTLIGPNCPGVITPGPKTGSGDSAKDPYTNAGCKIGIMPGYINTHISEEKCTTGKAVGIVSRSGTLTYEAVWQCSQLGIAQSTCIGIGGDPVRGLSHVDCLRLFENDPDTHGILMIGEIGGSDEEDAARYVREHVTKPVAGFIAGQTAPPGKRMGHAGAIISGGEGTAAAKIAAMEDAGITVAKSPAEMGQAMAKAMGLELAAV, from the coding sequence ATGGCCGTACTCGTCGACGCTGAAACTAAGGTCATCTGCCAGGGCATCACCGGCAGCTTCGGGGCCGTCCACACCAAGGGCTGCCTGCACTATGGCACCAAGCTGGTGGGCGGGGTGACCCCCGGCAAGGGCGGCACGAAGGACGCCAACGGCCTGCCCATCTTCGACACCGTCAAGCAGGCGGCCGATGCCACCGGGGCGAGCGCAACGATGATCTTCGTGCCCCCGCCCTTCGCGGGCGATGCGATCATGGAAGCCGCCGACGCGGGGCTCCGGCTCATCTGCTGCATCACCGAGGGCGTGCCCGTGCACGACATGGTCCGCGTCCGCGCGGCGCTCGATGCCATGAACATGGCCGCCCGCGGCGCCGACGTGCACCCCACGCAGGACCTGTTCACGCTCATCGGCCCCAACTGCCCCGGCGTGATTACTCCGGGCCCCAAGACCGGCAGCGGCGACAGCGCGAAGGACCCCTACACAAACGCCGGCTGCAAGATCGGCATCATGCCCGGCTACATCAACACGCACATCAGCGAAGAAAAGTGCACCACCGGCAAGGCCGTGGGCATCGTCAGCCGCTCGGGCACGCTCACCTACGAGGCCGTCTGGCAGTGCAGCCAGCTCGGCATCGCCCAGAGCACCTGCATCGGCATCGGCGGCGATCCGGTCCGCGGGCTGAGCCACGTCGACTGCCTGCGGCTGTTCGAGAACGACCCCGACACGCACGGCATCCTGATGATCGGCGAGATCGGCGGCAGCGACGAAGAGGACGCCGCCCGCTACGTGCGCGAGCACGTGACCAAGCCGGTCGCCGGCTTCATCGCCGGCCAGACCGCTCCCCCCGGCAAGCGCATGGGCCACGCCGGGGCCATCATCAGCGGCGGCGAGGGCACGGCGGCGGCCAAGATCGCCGCCATGGAAGACGCCGGCATCACCGTCGCCAAGAGCCCCGCCGAGATGGGCCAGGCGATGGCCAAGGCGATGGGGCTGGAACTGGCGGCGGTGTAG
- a CDS encoding helix-turn-helix domain-containing protein has protein sequence MPRKPASDGPLLTPLAAPAGVAPPLQKRSRETYEKILDAADRLLAEQSFDALRIEDLLAAAKVSAGSFYARFEGKAALLAALYHRYQAELVESLDKPPPAVPEGATLEDRVRAFVRARIRRYRARKGTLRAVVLDLRLHPERFHPQMRELNALATRHMVEVLRPSLPEIPGGEDRLISLAYFVSAICRDRILFATWPHASAVGGSMARLEADLVRLGVGFLRGE, from the coding sequence GTGCCAAGAAAACCCGCGTCTGACGGACCGCTCCTGACGCCGCTTGCGGCGCCCGCCGGCGTCGCGCCGCCGTTGCAAAAGCGCAGCCGAGAGACCTACGAGAAGATCCTCGACGCCGCCGACCGCCTGCTGGCCGAACAGAGCTTCGACGCCCTGAGGATCGAGGACCTGCTGGCCGCCGCGAAGGTCAGCGCGGGCTCGTTCTACGCGCGGTTCGAGGGCAAGGCCGCGCTGCTGGCGGCGCTGTACCACCGCTACCAGGCCGAACTGGTCGAGTCGCTGGACAAGCCGCCGCCGGCGGTGCCCGAAGGCGCCACGCTGGAGGACCGCGTGCGCGCCTTCGTGCGCGCCCGCATCCGCCGCTACCGTGCGCGCAAGGGCACGCTGCGTGCCGTCGTGCTCGACCTTCGCCTGCACCCCGAGCGTTTCCACCCGCAGATGCGCGAGCTCAACGCGCTGGCCACCAGGCACATGGTTGAGGTGCTGCGCCCCAGCCTACCCGAGATTCCCGGCGGCGAGGACCGGCTGATCAGCCTGGCGTACTTCGTCTCGGCCATCTGCCGCGACCGCATCCTGTTCGCCACCTGGCCGCACGCCTCGGCCGTGGGCGGCTCGATGGCCCGGCTCGAGGCCGACTTGGTGCGGCTGGGCGTGGGCTTCCTGCGGGGGGAGTAG
- a CDS encoding FG-GAP-like repeat-containing protein, translating into MAVSLVASAANAQGPLSEPFPPVLDAADLHAGLGVRLPGPVAGERLGIAVGGAVDLNGDGLDDLLIGADFASPSGRDLAGSTYVVFGDPGLPAVFDVASLDGSNGVRIDGADTFDQSGSAVAGAGDVNGDGFGDIVVGAPWAYARGAPYGGEAAIVFGRDGGFDPTFDIGSIDGVNGFVVRGWDFYERTGRAVSGAGDFNGDGLDDVAVGSPDVYYFSGTRDGGEAYVVFGRDGAFPSANPLRGLGTQGLRLNGQIDRGKCGDGLAGVGDVNGDGIDDVLVGSSGTSRAYLLFGRDDGGLPFSLNADDLDGSNGVTLVGARSHVSGADDFDGDGVNDFLVARGGGPAWIVFGSRDGFPAQINLDGPTAGVATRLEGSPVTSVAGVGDVNGDGAPDVAITGSADTAYVVYGTTSSGTRPESIALPDLDGVEGFVIRGGGDAVAAAGDVNGDGAADIVLGNGEASPDGRNRAGSAVVIYGRRSCRADFDGDGELTLFDFLAFQNAFDAGEDRADFDGDGELTLFDFLAFQNAFDAGCR; encoded by the coding sequence TTGGCGGTCTCGCTAGTCGCCTCGGCCGCCAATGCGCAGGGACCGCTGAGCGAGCCATTCCCGCCCGTGCTCGACGCGGCAGACCTCCACGCCGGGCTGGGCGTGCGGCTGCCCGGGCCTGTCGCGGGCGAGCGTCTGGGTATTGCGGTGGGCGGCGCCGTGGACCTGAACGGCGACGGCCTGGACGATCTGCTCATCGGCGCCGACTTTGCGAGTCCTTCGGGCCGTGACCTCGCCGGAAGCACGTATGTTGTTTTCGGTGATCCCGGCTTGCCGGCGGTCTTCGACGTTGCATCGCTGGACGGCTCGAATGGCGTCCGGATTGATGGCGCCGACACGTTCGATCAATCCGGTTCGGCGGTCGCGGGCGCGGGCGACGTCAACGGTGATGGATTCGGTGATATCGTCGTGGGCGCACCATGGGCGTATGCGCGAGGAGCGCCTTACGGCGGCGAGGCAGCCATCGTTTTCGGGCGCGACGGTGGCTTCGATCCCACCTTCGACATTGGCTCGATCGATGGCGTCAACGGCTTCGTCGTGCGCGGCTGGGACTTCTATGAGCGCACTGGGCGCGCCGTGTCGGGCGCGGGCGACTTCAACGGCGATGGCCTTGACGACGTTGCCGTGGGCTCGCCGGACGTGTACTACTTCAGCGGCACACGCGACGGCGGTGAGGCCTATGTCGTCTTCGGACGCGACGGGGCCTTCCCGTCCGCCAATCCGCTCCGCGGCCTGGGCACGCAGGGCCTGCGCCTCAACGGCCAGATCGATCGCGGCAAGTGCGGCGACGGGCTCGCGGGGGTGGGCGATGTCAACGGCGACGGCATCGACGACGTGCTCGTTGGCTCGAGCGGCACCAGCCGGGCATACCTCCTGTTCGGGCGAGACGATGGCGGGCTGCCGTTCTCGCTGAACGCCGACGACCTGGACGGTTCCAACGGCGTCACGCTTGTCGGCGCTCGAAGCCACGTCTCCGGCGCCGACGACTTCGATGGCGACGGCGTCAACGACTTCCTGGTCGCGCGCGGCGGTGGCCCGGCCTGGATCGTCTTTGGATCCCGGGATGGCTTCCCTGCCCAGATCAACCTCGATGGCCCGACCGCCGGGGTGGCCACGCGGCTCGAGGGCTCGCCGGTCACCAGTGTGGCGGGCGTGGGCGACGTCAATGGCGATGGCGCCCCCGACGTAGCCATCACCGGCTCGGCCGATACCGCCTATGTGGTGTATGGGACAACTTCGAGCGGCACGCGGCCCGAATCGATTGCGCTGCCCGATCTGGACGGCGTCGAAGGCTTCGTGATTCGCGGCGGCGGCGATGCCGTCGCCGCGGCAGGCGACGTCAATGGCGATGGCGCCGCAGACATCGTGCTGGGCAACGGCGAGGCCTCGCCCGATGGGCGTAACCGAGCGGGCTCGGCAGTGGTTATCTACGGGCGGCGATCGTGCCGGGCCGACTTCGATGGCGATGGCGAGCTGACGCTGTTCGACTTCCTCGCCTTCCAGAACGCATTCGACGCCGGCGAAGACCGCGCCGACTTCGACGGCGACGGCGAACTGACGCTGTTCGATTTCCTCGCCTTCCAGAACGCGTTCGACGCCGGGTGCCGCTGA